TCAACACGCTGGCCATGCAACATCCCAACGAAGAGCGCGGACATTCCTCCGCGGTGCTGCGCGCCATGAGCACCAACCCCGAAGGCGTTTCGCTGGCGTTGAGTCAACTCAAGGAACAAGGCTTTGCGCAGGAACTTAGCAAAGATGCCTGGGCATTGACCCAGTCCGGGTTGGATGAAGCAGGCAAATCTCAAGAGAAGGAGGCGTAGCATGTCCGCACAAATTGAAATCATGTTAATCGCATCCATCGTCGCCGTCACATGCTCACTGCTTGGCGTCTTCCTTGTGTTGCGCCGCATGGCAATGATGAGCGACGCCATCAGCCATACCGTGCTGCTTGGCATCGTCATCGCGTTCTTCATCACCAAAAGCCTCACATCGCCGTTGTTGCTTGTGGGCGCGGCGCTGATGGGTGTCATCACCGTCAGCCTGGTGGAGTTGCTCAACCGCACACAACTTGTGCGCGAAGACGCTGCCATTGGCTTGGTCTTTCCCGCCATCTTCAGCGTTGCGGTTATTCTCATTTCGCGCTTCGCAGGCGACGTACATCTCGACACCGACGCCGTATTACTTGGCGAGCTTGCCTTCGCACCGTTCAACCGCATTAAGTTGTTTGGGCTCGACCTTGGCCCCGAAGCGCTTTACACCACCGGCGGCATCCTCGTGCTCAACTTGATCTTCGTGATCGTCTTTTACAAAGAACTCAAACTCGCCACCTTCGACCCCGCCCTCGCCGCCGCGCTTGGTTTTCTGCCCACCGTCATTCACTACGCGTTGATGACCCTCGTTTCACTCACCGCCGTCGGTTCGTTCGACGCCGTCGGCTCGGTGCTCGTGGTCGCTTTCATGATCGCGCCGCCCGCCGCCGCATATTTATTGACCGACCGCCTCTCACGTATGTTGGTCTATTCCGCGCTCATCGGAGTCTTCTCCGCCATTAGTGGATACTGGCTCGCCTACATTTTGGATGCTTCCATCGCAGGCTCGATGGCGACGATGACCGGCGCTTCTTTCTTAATCTCGTACCTGTTTGCCCCCGATCGCGGACTCTTAGCCCAGGCCCGGCGCCGCCAAAACCAGCGCATCGAGTTCGCACTAACCATGCTGACGATGCATATCGCCAATCACACCGCTGCGCAGGAAGCTGAGATCGAGAACGAGGTCATCCACCTCAACGAACATCTCAAATGGACTCCGCAATTCGCCATGGAAGTGGTCGGCATTGCCGAACGCAACGACCTGGTGACCCAGAAGAACGGAGTACTTACCCTCACAGAAAGCGGATTAAGACGGGCAAATCAGGAATTCAGCAACTAACCTCGATCACGCATAAGACCTGTCAAAAATCATATTGACAGGTCTTATATTTGCCATTAATATATGAATACTTGTTCATATATTCAACCATGAAATTAACTGAACTCAAAGCCATCAAACTTGCTGAGCTCTTCAGCGCACTCAGCGACGCGAGCCGTATCCGCCTCATTGCCCTGCTCATGGACGGTGAAATGAGCGTCCGCGCCCTTGCGGATAGACTCGGCATGACCGAATCCGCCGTCTCCCACCAACTGCGCGGACTGCGCCAGATGCACCTCGTCCGCGCGCGCAAAGCGGGCAGGCAGGTCTTTTATTCGATCGACGATGATCATGTCTCACGGCTGTTCACGCTTGGGCTCGATCACGTTCAGCACGGATAAATCGATGCATTCTAATTTTCATACCCATTCCCATATTAGCGACCTTGCAACACAAACCACCAAACGCCTCACCCTTTCGTTGATCCTGACTGCGGCGTTCGTGGTCATTGAAGTCGTCGCGGGCATTTTCGGCAACAGCCTTGCGCTGCTCACCGATGCCGCCCACAACTTCACCGATGTGATCGCGTTGGGATTAAGCTGGTACGCACTGCATCTCGCCACAAAACCCGCCCACGCAGGCAAGACCTTCGGCTATCACCGCGTTGGGATTCTCGTCGCCCTGATTAATTCCACAACTTTGATTCTGATTGCGTTCGGGATTTTCTTCGAAGCCTACAAACGCTTCATTACCCCGCCTGAAGTTGACTCGACCCTCCTGATCGGAGTCGGCGCTGTGGCGTTTATCATCAACCTCGTCACCGCCCTGATGGTCAAAGAAGGCAGCGAACATGATCTCAACTTGCGCAGCGCCTTCCTTCACCTGATGGGAGACGTCATGTCCACACTTGGGGCGGTCATTGCAGGCATTATCATCGCCTTCACAAAATGGAACTGGCTCGACCCATTCGTCAGCGTGTTGATTGGCACATTCATCCTGTACAACGCCTGGGGCATCCTCAAGCAGACCATTCACATCCTGCTCGAAAGCACCCCCGAAAACATTGATATGATCGAGATGGTTACAGATATTCGCAAGCTGGATGGCGTGCATGACATCCACGATTTGCACGTCTGGAGCATCAGTGAAAATCTACGAATGCTCACAGCACACGTTGTGATAGATAATATGTCCATCGGCGAAGGCGTTTCGATTCAACAAAATATAAATGAACTACTCGCTCATACCTACAATATACAGCACGCCACCCTGCAAATGGAATGTGATTGCTGCAGCAACGGGTTGCTCTACTGTGAGATCCGCGAAAATCACCACGAGCACGTGTAAGGCTTCTAATGGAACAAATTCAAACCATCGAAATCCCCATCGCAGGCATGGACTGTACCGAATGCACCCAACACGTACAGCACGCCATCTCCGGCGTGGACGGTGTCAAAAAGGTCGATGTCTTCCTCTCGTCTGAAAAAGCCATCGTGCAGTTGAACCCAGCCGTGGCAAAGATGGACAGTATCCGCATCGCCGTAAAAAATGCCGGGTATTCTGTCGCTTCAAAGGAAGAAGAAACCAAAACGCCCAACGCTGCTCTGGCGGATTTTTCGCGCCGCATGTTCACCGCTTTCGGTCTCGCCTTTGGCGCGGTCATCATTATCGTCGTCCTCGGTGAATGGCTGGGGCTGCTCGATGGTCTGACTCAACTCATCCCCTTCCCGGTTGGTGTGGCGCTCGTTCTGCTCGGCGGTGCGCCGATCTTTCTAAACGTCATCCGCGCTACACTCAATAGACAGATCATCGCCCACACATTGATGAGCATTGGCGCGATCGCCGCGCTCGTCGTCGGCGAATGGACCACCGCCATGGTCGTCATCTTCTTCATGCACATCGGCGGCTATACCGAACGTCTCACCGCAGAAGGTGCGCGCCGTGCTGTGAAAGATCTCACCGCAATGGCTCCGCAAACCGCCCGCATCGAAAAAGACGGAGCAGAAAAAGAAATCCCCATCGCAGAAGTTCAACTCGATGACATCGTCATCGTGCGCCCCGGCGAAAAGATTCCCGTGGATGGCGAGGTCATCGCCGGTCACGCGGCAGTGGATCAATCATCAGTGACAGGCGAGGCTATGCCGGTGGAAGCAGGCATCGGGTCCCAGGTTCGAGGCGCGACCATCCTTAAGCAGGGCACGCTCAAAGTGCGCACCCAAGCCGTGGGAGCACAGTCCATGTTCGGGCGTGTCATCAAGATGGTCGAAGAAGCCGAAGCCCACCGCGCCGACGTGCAACAATTCGCCGATAAATTCAGCGCGTATTATCTACCCGTTGTCGCAAGCATCGCCGCGCTCACATTTTTATTCAGCCGCGATCCGCTTGCAACCGCGGCGGTTCTGCTCGTGGCATGTTCATGCACCATCGCGCTCGCCACGCCCATTGCCATGCTCGCCACCATCGGCATGAACGCGAAACATGGCGTGCTCATCAAAGGCGGCAAATATATCGAGACGCTCG
This portion of the Anaerolineales bacterium genome encodes:
- the cadA gene encoding cadmium-translocating P-type ATPase codes for the protein MEQIQTIEIPIAGMDCTECTQHVQHAISGVDGVKKVDVFLSSEKAIVQLNPAVAKMDSIRIAVKNAGYSVASKEEETKTPNAALADFSRRMFTAFGLAFGAVIIIVVLGEWLGLLDGLTQLIPFPVGVALVLLGGAPIFLNVIRATLNRQIIAHTLMSIGAIAALVVGEWTTAMVVIFFMHIGGYTERLTAEGARRAVKDLTAMAPQTARIEKDGAEKEIPIAEVQLDDIVIVRPGEKIPVDGEVIAGHAAVDQSSVTGEAMPVEAGIGSQVRGATILKQGTLKVRTQAVGAQSMFGRVIKMVEEAEAHRADVQQFADKFSAYYLPVVASIAALTFLFSRDPLATAAVLLVACSCTIALATPIAMLATIGMNAKHGVLIKGGKYIETLARADVLLIDKTGTLTLGKPVVTDIIALNGMNEHTLLSRAASADRYSEHPLADALRRSAHERGLVLSEITDFESHTGKGVQANVDGKKVFVGKSTNATPEQAKEFEAQGKTVLYVSIDDSLAGFIAVSDTLRNEVPDVLREAKRLGIKRIELLTGDNERTASSVAGALNISYRAGLMPEDKIRIVKEYQAQGHIVVMAGDGINDAPALAQANVGIAMKAGTDIAIEAAHITLLREDWTLIPQVIAAAQRTMRVVKGNLGFTAAYNIVGLALAAFGFLPPMLAAALQSIPDLGILGNSARLFPGIKSYTTAG
- a CDS encoding metal ABC transporter permease — encoded protein: MSAQIEIMLIASIVAVTCSLLGVFLVLRRMAMMSDAISHTVLLGIVIAFFITKSLTSPLLLVGAALMGVITVSLVELLNRTQLVREDAAIGLVFPAIFSVAVILISRFAGDVHLDTDAVLLGELAFAPFNRIKLFGLDLGPEALYTTGGILVLNLIFVIVFYKELKLATFDPALAAALGFLPTVIHYALMTLVSLTAVGSFDAVGSVLVVAFMIAPPAAAYLLTDRLSRMLVYSALIGVFSAISGYWLAYILDASIAGSMATMTGASFLISYLFAPDRGLLAQARRRQNQRIEFALTMLTMHIANHTAAQEAEIENEVIHLNEHLKWTPQFAMEVVGIAERNDLVTQKNGVLTLTESGLRRANQEFSN
- a CDS encoding winged helix-turn-helix transcriptional regulator; amino-acid sequence: MKLTELKAIKLAELFSALSDASRIRLIALLMDGEMSVRALADRLGMTESAVSHQLRGLRQMHLVRARKAGRQVFYSIDDDHVSRLFTLGLDHVQHG
- a CDS encoding cation transporter produces the protein MHSNFHTHSHISDLATQTTKRLTLSLILTAAFVVIEVVAGIFGNSLALLTDAAHNFTDVIALGLSWYALHLATKPAHAGKTFGYHRVGILVALINSTTLILIAFGIFFEAYKRFITPPEVDSTLLIGVGAVAFIINLVTALMVKEGSEHDLNLRSAFLHLMGDVMSTLGAVIAGIIIAFTKWNWLDPFVSVLIGTFILYNAWGILKQTIHILLESTPENIDMIEMVTDIRKLDGVHDIHDLHVWSISENLRMLTAHVVIDNMSIGEGVSIQQNINELLAHTYNIQHATLQMECDCCSNGLLYCEIRENHHEHV